In a genomic window of Diadema setosum chromosome 3, eeDiaSeto1, whole genome shotgun sequence:
- the LOC140246579 gene encoding histone H4, whose amino-acid sequence MSGRGKGGKGLGKGGAKRHRKVLRDNIQGITKPAIRRLARRGGVKRISGLIYEETRGVLKVFLENVIRDAVTYCEHAKRKTVTAMDVVYALKRQGRTLYGFGG is encoded by the coding sequence ATGTCTGGACGCGGTAAAGGAGGCAAAGGACTAGGAAAGGGAGGAGCAAAGCGGCACCGCAAAGTTCTTCGAGATAACATCCAGGGCATCACCAAGCCAGCCATCCGTCGTCTGGCAAGAAGGGGCGGCGTGAAGCGAATCTCGGGCCTCATCTACGAAGAAACCCGCGGAGTCCTGAAAGTCTTCCTTGAGAACGTGATCCGCGATGCAGTGACATACTGCGAGCATGCCAAACGCAAGACGGTTACTGCCATGGACGTCGTCTACGCATTGAAGAGGCAGGGACGAACACTCTACGGATTTGGCGGCTAG
- the LOC140246580 gene encoding uncharacterized protein gives MAASEAAKKTTKKKAPEHPPTQVMVNAAIGALKERNGSSLQAIKKYIAANYKVGDMDRQTIFIKRALRKGVANETLVQTKGVGASGSFKLNVKAAKAEAAEKARKEKQKAKVKADREKAKAKAAAKKEKAVAKKAKAAAEKKEKKKKATKKKPAKKTATKSEKTKTPKKKTAAKKPSKKATPKKVAKKTTTKSKAAKPKKPAAKKGAK, from the coding sequence ATGGCGGCTTCGGAAGCAGCAAAGAAGACGACCAAGAAGAAAGCGCCCGAGCATCCACCGACCCAGGTGATGGTCAATGCTGCTATCGGCGCACTGAAGGAGCGGAATGGATCATCGCTTCAGGCCATTAAGAAGTACATCGCAGCCAACTACAAAGTAGGCGATATGGACCGACAGACCATCTTCATCAAGCGAGCTCtgcggaaaggggttgccaacgAGACACTGGTTCAGACGAAAGGTGTCGGGGCATCTGGCTCTTTCAagctgaacgtcaaggcagcaaAGGCAGAGGCGgcggagaaggcacgaaaagagaagcagaaggcaaaggtcaaggcTGACCGCGAGAAGGCAAAGGCAAAGGCAGccgcaaagaaagagaaggcggtcgccaagaaggccaaagctgcagcagaaaagaaggagaagaagaagaaggcgacAAAGAAGAAGCCGGCGAAGAAGACAGCAACCAAGTCGGAGAAAACGAAGACGCCCAAGAAGAAGACCGCAGCAAAGAAGCCATCCAAGAAGGCAACCCCGAAGAAAGTGGCGAAGAAGACGACGACCAAATCCAAGGCGGCAAAACCAAAGAAGCCTGCTGCCAAGAAGGGTGCCAAATAA
- the LOC140226469 gene encoding histone H2B.2, embryonic, with amino-acid sequence MAPPSGQVAKKGSKKAAKAPRPNADKKRRRKRKESYGIYIYKVLKQVHPDTGISSRAMSIMNSFVNDIFERIAAEAARLGQYNKKSTISSREVQTAVRLLLPGELAKHAVSEGTKAVTKYTTSK; translated from the coding sequence ATGGCTCCTCCATCCGGACAAGTTGCCAAGAAGGGTTCCAAGAAAGCTGCCAAGGCTCCCCGGCCCAATGCCGACAAGAAGAGgcgtaggaagaggaaggagagctacggcatctacatctacaaggttctgaagcaagtccacccagatactggaatttcGAGTCGCGCCATGTCCATCATGAACAGCTTCGTCAACGACATTTTCGAACGCATCGCCGCCGAAGCTGCACGTCTCGGTCAGTACAACAAGAAGTCGACCATCAGCAGCCGTGAAGTGCAGACCGCAGTGCGCCTCCTTCTCCCCGGAGAACTGGCAAAGCACGCCGTCAGCGAGGGCACCAAAGCTGTCACCAAGTACACTACATCCAAGTAG